One part of the Paenibacillus silvisoli genome encodes these proteins:
- a CDS encoding bifunctional 2-methylcitrate dehydratase/aconitate hydratase, with product MSSPINNVRGEPDKVIADIADYVTNVEISSEEAMQTARLCLMDTLGCGLLALRYPECTKHLGPIVPGTIVPNGAKVPGTQFQLDPVTAAFNIGCMIRWLDYNDTWLAAEWGHPSDNLGGILAVADYLSRVRAAEGKAPLTMRSVLESMVKAHEIQGVLALENSFNRVGLDHVILVKVASTAVVAALLGASKTEIENAVSNAWIDGQALRTYRHAPNTGSRKSWAAGDATSRAVRLALMAIKGEMGYPTALTAKTWGFYDVLFRGNAFKFQRPYGSYVMEQVLFKISFPAEFHAQTAVECAIRLHRQAAGRLDEIDRVELTTHESAIRIIDKKGPLHNPADRDHCLQYMAAIGLIYGELTADHYEDAAASDPRIDALRDKMVVVENQRYSKEYHDPDKRSIANAIQLFFKDGSATEKAEVEYPIGHRRRRAEGIPLLERKFADNLATRFPSKQAKAIYELCQEQQRLEAMPVHEFSDLFTI from the coding sequence ATGTCGTCTCCAATTAACAACGTTCGCGGGGAGCCGGATAAGGTCATCGCCGACATCGCCGACTACGTGACGAATGTCGAGATTAGCAGCGAAGAGGCGATGCAGACGGCTCGTCTCTGCCTCATGGACACGCTCGGCTGCGGCTTGCTTGCGCTTCGCTATCCGGAGTGCACGAAGCATCTCGGGCCAATCGTCCCGGGAACGATCGTGCCGAACGGGGCCAAAGTACCCGGCACCCAATTCCAGCTCGATCCGGTGACGGCGGCCTTCAACATCGGCTGCATGATCCGCTGGCTCGATTACAACGATACGTGGCTGGCGGCGGAATGGGGGCATCCTTCGGACAATCTCGGGGGCATTCTCGCCGTCGCCGATTACTTAAGCCGCGTGCGCGCAGCGGAAGGAAAGGCGCCGCTGACGATGCGAAGCGTGCTGGAGAGCATGGTCAAAGCGCATGAAATTCAAGGCGTGCTCGCGCTCGAAAACAGCTTTAACCGGGTCGGGCTCGACCATGTCATCCTCGTCAAAGTCGCCTCGACGGCCGTCGTAGCGGCCTTGCTCGGCGCAAGCAAAACGGAAATCGAAAACGCGGTGTCGAACGCCTGGATCGACGGACAAGCGCTGCGGACGTACCGCCACGCGCCGAATACGGGCTCCCGCAAATCGTGGGCGGCAGGCGATGCGACAAGCCGCGCCGTGCGTCTCGCGCTGATGGCGATCAAAGGCGAGATGGGCTATCCGACCGCGCTCACCGCGAAGACGTGGGGCTTTTATGACGTGCTTTTTCGAGGGAATGCGTTCAAATTCCAGCGTCCGTACGGCAGCTACGTGATGGAGCAGGTGTTGTTTAAAATCTCGTTCCCCGCCGAGTTTCACGCCCAAACGGCGGTAGAATGCGCCATCCGGCTGCACCGGCAGGCGGCCGGACGTCTCGATGAAATCGACCGCGTCGAGCTGACGACGCATGAATCCGCGATCCGGATCATCGATAAGAAAGGGCCGCTTCACAATCCGGCGGACCGTGACCACTGCCTGCAATACATGGCGGCTATCGGTCTCATATACGGCGAGCTGACGGCGGACCATTACGAGGATGCCGCGGCAAGCGACCCTCGCATCGACGCTCTGCGCGATAAGATGGTCGTCGTCGAGAATCAACGCTATTCGAAGGAGTACCACGATCCCGATAAACGGTCCATCGCCAACGCGATTCAGCTGTTTTTCAAGGATGGCAGCGCGACGGAGAAGGCGGAGGTCGAGTACCCGATCGGCCATCGCCGCCGCAGGGCGGAAGGCATTCCGCTGCTGGAGCGCAAATTCGCGGACAACTTGGCGACCCGATTCCCGAGCAAACAGGCGAAGGCAATCTATGAGCTGTGCCAGGAACAGCAAAGGCTGGAAGCGATGCCGGTACATGAGTTTAGCGATTTGTTTACGATTTGA
- a CDS encoding response regulator transcription factor: MFKILIVDDEPFEREGVKFLIDKYGLELEVYEADSGERALVFMMDNPVDILFTDIRMKGMDGLDMAAELRSRNMPIKVIFMSAYGEFEYAQRAIDLKAIRYILKPVEVEEFLRVVKQVIQLCEDERQAKEQQSRMEEAYRSASHYMKQKVLSNLIMGDRHLPEQPHFPIEGATHVRLILLDSRNRFFDMLDQDFERRLGEVIRRDFEVAHLNEFQTLLVVEADTEQSREQLTEKGTRLISWFRETYGGDVSVVIGGPVDDAGQLYSQFHQLESMLEYKFFYEEGTVLLAFPQAAAADSQTAHLEEALEELKQSIGRSRFDSAKQRFEGLFGELQNSEHVSVTYIKYLCTEIVKAVFDASAKKNADTFKLNLERIYKAAKLSDLKRIVLDLMEEQESQQLQQSTNASTDGMPKKVIETVVAMIEKEYGTDLSLELLAERVYLTPSYLSHLFKKHKGISFNKYLTIYRMEKTKELLLTTNRKIIDISQEVGYGNFPYFSSLFKNHYGKTPSQFREETAL, translated from the coding sequence GTGTTCAAAATACTGATCGTCGACGATGAGCCGTTCGAGCGGGAAGGCGTGAAGTTCCTGATCGACAAATACGGCTTGGAGCTGGAGGTCTATGAAGCGGACAGCGGAGAGCGCGCGCTTGTCTTCATGATGGACAACCCCGTCGATATTCTGTTCACCGATATCCGAATGAAAGGAATGGACGGATTGGATATGGCGGCCGAGCTCCGAAGCCGCAATATGCCGATCAAGGTCATCTTCATGAGCGCGTACGGCGAGTTCGAATACGCGCAGCGAGCGATCGACCTGAAGGCGATCCGTTACATACTGAAGCCGGTCGAGGTGGAGGAGTTTCTTCGCGTCGTCAAGCAGGTGATCCAGCTGTGCGAGGACGAGCGGCAGGCGAAGGAGCAGCAGTCCCGCATGGAAGAGGCGTACCGCAGCGCTTCGCATTACATGAAGCAGAAGGTGCTCTCCAATCTGATCATGGGCGACCGGCACCTACCCGAGCAGCCGCACTTCCCGATCGAAGGCGCTACCCATGTACGGCTCATCCTGCTCGATTCGCGCAACCGGTTCTTCGATATGCTCGATCAGGATTTCGAACGCAGGCTCGGCGAAGTGATCCGCCGCGATTTTGAAGTCGCCCATCTGAACGAGTTCCAAACCTTGCTCGTTGTCGAGGCCGATACGGAGCAATCGCGAGAGCAGCTGACCGAGAAGGGAACCCGGTTGATCAGCTGGTTCCGGGAAACGTACGGCGGAGATGTAAGCGTCGTCATTGGCGGGCCGGTCGACGATGCGGGGCAGCTGTACAGTCAATTCCACCAGCTGGAATCGATGCTGGAGTACAAATTTTTTTACGAGGAAGGCACGGTGCTGCTGGCTTTTCCGCAAGCCGCCGCCGCGGACAGCCAGACGGCTCATCTGGAGGAAGCGCTCGAAGAGCTGAAGCAAAGCATCGGCCGATCCCGCTTTGACAGCGCCAAGCAGCGCTTCGAAGGGCTGTTCGGCGAGCTGCAAAACAGCGAGCATGTCTCCGTGACCTATATCAAATACTTGTGCACCGAGATCGTCAAAGCGGTCTTCGACGCCTCCGCCAAGAAAAACGCGGATACGTTCAAGCTGAATCTGGAGCGGATTTACAAAGCGGCAAAGCTAAGCGACCTCAAGCGGATCGTGCTCGATCTGATGGAGGAACAGGAGTCTCAGCAGCTGCAGCAGAGCACCAACGCATCAACCGACGGGATGCCGAAAAAGGTGATCGAGACCGTCGTCGCCATGATCGAGAAGGAGTACGGCACGGATCTGTCGCTCGAGCTGCTCGCGGAGCGCGTCTACCTGACGCCGAGTTATCTGAGCCATCTGTTCAAGAAGCATAAGGGCATCAGCTTCAACAAGTACTTGACGATCTACCGCATGGAGAAGACGAAGGAGCTGCTGCTCACGACGAACCGGAAGATCATCGATATTAGCCAAGAAGTCGGCTACGGCAATTTTCCGTATTTCAGCTCCCTGTTCAAAAACCATTACGGCAAGACGCCGTCCCAATTCCGGGAGGAAACCGCGCTATGA